From one Bradyrhizobium sp. Ash2021 genomic stretch:
- a CDS encoding AAA family ATPase, with translation MSGKSTTDNDDDFDLPAVDDNIVSTGAAADSSDWDERLKRVSRLLRYAMLVTNSASHVEQRLIAEIDEVCPQLSLNAAWAVAQTVDAGLALAAELDRRAVAEDEPNLRSLADCVRLLCLPTPRDATYFKEHRRVAKALQQAFYKAARDGDEELCSDLERFTFGWAALPACTDLVSTRQPAAVNAAILGMRMAEHRIDAATAATTQRLKREEKRKKEQEAENKAAEASPQIASPATDAIPSHHLVVARLSNEEMKNTKLRDILGPLKSVINVALPLVEVPPLHDVRNTLLFEFPYAAEVIDFALADLVGRTTIRLRPLLLVGDPGGGKSRFARRLGEVLGLSVWRTDASRSDGAAFAGTDRRWYSAEPCHPFLAVAQGKIANPLILLDEIEKAPTRSDYGRLWDCLLGMLEPETNTRYPDPALQKNLDLSHVSYVATANTLDSLPSPIRDRFRVVTFAKPTAGDLAALLPAVIADLARERSLDQSWVPPLDGSEHTAVARHWRGGSVRRLRRIVEAILRERDVRATRN, from the coding sequence ATGAGCGGGAAGAGCACGACCGACAACGACGACGACTTCGATCTGCCGGCGGTGGATGACAATATCGTTTCGACAGGGGCCGCGGCTGATTCGTCCGATTGGGATGAGCGCTTGAAACGCGTATCGCGACTTCTGCGCTACGCGATGCTCGTGACCAATAGTGCCAGCCACGTCGAACAGCGGCTAATTGCCGAGATAGACGAGGTGTGTCCACAGCTCTCACTTAATGCGGCCTGGGCCGTAGCGCAGACCGTGGACGCGGGGCTTGCACTCGCCGCAGAGCTCGACCGCCGCGCCGTCGCCGAGGACGAACCGAACCTACGCAGTCTGGCCGATTGCGTCCGGCTACTGTGCCTGCCGACACCGCGAGATGCCACCTACTTCAAGGAGCACCGCCGTGTGGCAAAGGCACTGCAGCAGGCATTCTACAAGGCCGCCCGTGACGGGGACGAAGAGCTTTGCTCCGATCTCGAGCGGTTCACCTTCGGCTGGGCAGCGTTGCCGGCATGCACCGACCTGGTATCGACGCGCCAGCCGGCTGCCGTAAACGCGGCCATTCTCGGCATGCGCATGGCGGAGCACCGCATCGATGCCGCGACGGCGGCGACCACGCAACGGCTGAAGAGGGAGGAAAAGCGCAAAAAAGAACAGGAGGCCGAAAACAAGGCGGCCGAGGCCTCGCCGCAAATCGCCTCTCCTGCAACAGACGCCATCCCCAGCCACCACCTGGTCGTCGCCCGTCTGAGCAACGAGGAGATGAAGAACACCAAGCTGAGGGATATTCTCGGCCCGCTGAAGAGCGTCATCAACGTCGCCTTGCCGCTGGTCGAGGTGCCGCCGCTGCATGACGTGCGCAACACGTTGCTGTTCGAATTCCCCTATGCCGCTGAGGTCATCGACTTTGCGCTCGCCGATCTCGTTGGGCGCACCACAATTCGGCTACGCCCTTTGCTTTTGGTAGGCGATCCTGGCGGCGGCAAGAGCCGGTTTGCTCGGCGTCTTGGCGAGGTGCTGGGCCTCAGTGTTTGGCGAACAGATGCAAGTCGTTCCGATGGTGCTGCGTTCGCGGGCACCGACCGGCGCTGGTACTCGGCAGAACCCTGCCATCCCTTTCTCGCCGTGGCCCAAGGCAAGATCGCGAACCCATTGATTTTGCTTGACGAAATTGAGAAGGCACCTACGCGCAGCGACTACGGAAGGCTTTGGGATTGTCTATTGGGCATGCTCGAACCCGAAACCAACACTCGCTATCCGGATCCGGCGCTTCAGAAAAATCTGGATCTGTCTCACGTCTCCTATGTCGCCACTGCAAACACGCTCGATTCGCTGCCGAGCCCGATTAGAGACCGTTTTCGCGTGGTGACTTTTGCGAAGCCGACCGCAGGCGATCTCGCTGCGCTCTTGCCAGCCGTGATTGCCGACCTCGCCAGAGAGCGCAGCCTCGATCAAAGCTGGGTGCCGCCGCTCGATGGCTCCGAGCATACGGCTGTCGCTCGGCATTGGCGCGGCGGCTCGGTGCGCCGGCTGCGCCGCATCGTCGAGGCAATCCTGCGCGAGCGCGACGTGCGCGCCACGAGGAACTGA
- a CDS encoding metallophosphoesterase, producing the protein MKVQIFSDLHIDVHPIKPITIMDGVDVVIVAGDACEGALRAFEHLRRIVPMHIPIVMVMGNHEYYRRFLPEELALARAHAPSFNIRVLNDDSIVLGGGIVRFVGATLWTDYQAFGEANQAAVMNACATGMNDHRLIGWQKQPWLRFRPQEAALLHHRSKAYIAEILAVPFAGPTVVVSHHGHWDSVHPRFRSDPVTGAFVSDLSALIETHQPTLWVHGHVHNSSDYRIGETRILCNPHGYGAENPDFNGALVVEVGA; encoded by the coding sequence ATGAAGGTCCAGATCTTCTCCGATCTCCATATCGACGTGCACCCCATCAAGCCGATCACGATCATGGATGGCGTCGACGTCGTGATCGTCGCCGGCGATGCCTGCGAGGGTGCGTTGCGCGCCTTCGAGCACCTGCGCAGGATCGTGCCGATGCACATCCCGATCGTCATGGTGATGGGTAACCACGAATACTACCGCCGCTTCCTCCCCGAGGAACTGGCACTGGCACGCGCGCATGCCCCCTCATTCAACATACGCGTTTTGAACGACGATTCGATCGTGCTCGGCGGCGGCATCGTCCGCTTCGTCGGCGCCACGCTCTGGACCGACTATCAGGCCTTTGGTGAGGCCAACCAGGCGGCGGTGATGAACGCCTGCGCGACCGGCATGAACGATCATCGCTTGATCGGATGGCAGAAGCAGCCGTGGTTGCGGTTCAGGCCCCAGGAGGCAGCGCTCCTGCATCACCGGTCCAAGGCCTACATCGCCGAGATCCTCGCGGTGCCGTTTGCCGGACCCACCGTGGTGGTCAGCCACCATGGGCATTGGGACTCGGTGCATCCGAGGTTCCGTAGCGATCCCGTGACCGGCGCCTTCGTCTCGGACCTCTCGGCGTTGATCGAGACGCACCAGCCGACCCTGTGGGTGCACGGACATGTCCACAACTCCTCCGACTACCGCATTGGAGAGACCCGGATCCTGTGCAATCCGCATGGCTACGGAGCTGAGAACCCGGACTTCAACGGCGCCCTGGTGGTGGAGGTCGGCGCATGA
- a CDS encoding DUF6634 family protein gives MLTQLFPFLDPAHITPDLARRLRALADDCDRLEFGRPVSPLLLQASPLLEGWVPAMTPEGVQLVGHASGHPIHGDRMVMTTALWWADPDGTWVRTLSRFYRLGRPAAPDDARRILTPFATSSGDGDDSGSEDEA, from the coding sequence ATGCTGACGCAACTGTTCCCGTTCCTCGACCCGGCCCACATCACGCCCGATCTGGCCCGCCGGCTACGCGCGCTCGCAGACGATTGCGATCGTCTCGAATTCGGACGTCCCGTCTCGCCGCTCCTGCTGCAGGCCTCTCCTCTCCTGGAAGGCTGGGTGCCGGCGATGACGCCGGAAGGCGTCCAGCTGGTCGGGCATGCCAGCGGCCATCCGATTCACGGCGATCGCATGGTGATGACCACGGCGCTGTGGTGGGCGGACCCTGATGGCACTTGGGTCCGCACGCTGTCGCGCTTCTATCGGCTCGGACGTCCCGCCGCCCCCGACGACGCCCGCCGCATCCTGACCCCGTTCGCGACCTCCTCCGGCGATGGGGACGACAGCGGATCGGAGGATGAGGCATGA